One genomic segment of Micromonospora sp. WMMC415 includes these proteins:
- a CDS encoding (deoxy)nucleoside triphosphate pyrophosphohydrolase, with product MRTERANDGGQVERREPKVIVGAAIIRDGRVLACARSAPPEVAGMWEFPGGKVEPGETETAALARECAEELAVRVEIGDRVGRNVRMAHGRSVLKVYAARLLHGDQPQPLEHSALRWLSATELDTVTWLPADAPIVAALRPLLAAD from the coding sequence GTGCGGACCGAACGGGCCAACGACGGCGGGCAGGTTGAGCGACGGGAGCCGAAGGTGATCGTCGGTGCGGCGATCATCCGGGACGGGCGGGTGCTCGCCTGCGCGCGTTCCGCGCCTCCCGAGGTGGCGGGCATGTGGGAGTTCCCGGGCGGCAAGGTCGAGCCGGGGGAGACCGAGACCGCCGCCCTGGCCCGCGAGTGCGCCGAGGAGCTCGCCGTCCGCGTCGAGATCGGCGACCGGGTCGGCCGCAACGTACGGATGGCCCACGGCCGCTCGGTGCTCAAGGTGTACGCGGCCCGCCTGCTGCACGGCGACCAGCCGCAGCCCCTGGAGCACTCGGCGCTGCGCTGGCTCTCCGCCACCGAACTGGACACCGTCACCTGGCTTCCCGCCGACGCCCCGATCGTCGCCGCACTCCGGCCCCTCCTGGCCGCCGACTGA
- a CDS encoding DivIVA domain-containing protein, which produces MNFFRRGGAHERSPATSRPAGYRSVSYHPLRPWQVQERRFRPSRFGRRGLDPDDVHEFLNRVADDLSTVYDALGVSRQETTRIKDALRHWQSEQARRRNVGAFR; this is translated from the coding sequence GTGAATTTCTTCCGGCGCGGGGGCGCGCACGAGCGGAGCCCGGCGACCAGCCGGCCGGCCGGTTACCGTTCGGTCTCGTACCATCCGCTGCGCCCCTGGCAGGTGCAAGAGCGTCGGTTCAGGCCCAGCCGGTTCGGTCGGCGCGGTCTCGACCCGGACGACGTCCACGAGTTCCTGAACCGGGTGGCCGACGATCTCTCCACGGTCTACGACGCGCTCGGCGTCAGCCGGCAGGAGACGACGCGGATCAAGGACGCGCTGCGGCACTGGCAGTCGGAGCAGGCCCGCCGCCGCAACGTCGGAGCCTTCCGCTGA
- a CDS encoding YciI family protein, with protein MKYLMFVCTDTEPDTDRSDWPDVEVWVAENDSRGRRLTGERLAEPSAATTVRVRNGQLLVSDGPFAETKEVIVGFDLLECADLDEAIEVARTHPMARGGRIELRPFADLDD; from the coding sequence ATGAAGTACCTGATGTTCGTCTGCACCGACACCGAGCCGGACACCGACCGCTCGGACTGGCCCGATGTCGAGGTCTGGGTGGCGGAGAACGACAGCCGGGGGCGGCGGCTGACCGGCGAGCGCCTCGCCGAGCCGTCGGCCGCGACCACGGTCCGCGTCCGCAACGGTCAACTGCTGGTCTCCGACGGCCCGTTCGCCGAGACCAAGGAGGTCATCGTCGGCTTCGACCTGCTGGAGTGCGCCGACCTGGACGAGGCGATCGAGGTGGCGCGTACCCATCCGATGGCCCGGGGCGGGCGCATCGAGCTGCGGCCCTTCGCGGACCTGGATGACTGA
- a CDS encoding PH domain-containing protein, giving the protein MANATYDRKEQFQQIQSGLLEGEQIIAVYDAVGTGTGFIGLTDRRVIIQDRSFIGKRYAITSIPYSKITSVSVVSNKSWGGSFFSTGAIAIHVGTHTYEVEFRGAQKSHHVHNVILHYIS; this is encoded by the coding sequence ATGGCGAACGCGACGTACGACCGCAAGGAGCAGTTCCAGCAGATCCAGAGCGGCCTGCTCGAGGGTGAGCAGATCATCGCCGTCTACGACGCCGTCGGCACCGGCACCGGCTTCATCGGCCTGACCGACCGGCGCGTGATCATCCAGGACCGCTCGTTCATCGGCAAGCGGTACGCGATCACCAGCATCCCGTACTCGAAGATCACCAGCGTGAGCGTGGTCAGCAACAAGTCGTGGGGCGGCTCGTTCTTCTCCACCGGCGCCATCGCCATCCACGTCGGCACGCACACCTACGAGGTGGAGTTCCGCGGCGCCCAGAAGAGCCACCACGTCCACAACGTGATCCTCCACTACATCAGCTGA
- a CDS encoding winged helix-turn-helix domain-containing protein, whose protein sequence is MSIDPRSHTPVYVQLADLLRDQIESGELTPGAQIGSEARLSQEYGIGRDAVRMAISVLRYEGLVNTSRGHGTTVRPQPQRRRVELPPGASVIARMPTSNERRRMDMDEGVPVLEVRDQNHQVQLHPGDEVELTRPAD, encoded by the coding sequence ATGAGTATCGATCCGCGGTCGCACACGCCGGTCTACGTCCAGCTCGCCGACCTGCTCCGCGATCAGATCGAGTCCGGCGAACTCACCCCTGGCGCCCAGATCGGCAGCGAGGCGCGACTGAGTCAGGAGTACGGGATCGGTAGGGATGCCGTCCGAATGGCCATCTCGGTCTTGCGGTACGAGGGCCTGGTCAACACCAGCCGAGGCCACGGCACGACCGTTCGACCACAGCCGCAGCGCAGGCGCGTGGAGCTACCGCCGGGCGCGTCGGTGATCGCCCGAATGCCCACCAGCAACGAGCGCCGCCGGATGGACATGGACGAAGGCGTGCCGGTACTTGAGGTCCGCGACCAGAACCATCAGGTCCAGCTCCATCCGGGTGACGAGGTCGAGCTGACCCGTCCGGCCGACTGA
- a CDS encoding 4a-hydroxytetrahydrobiopterin dehydratase, whose amino-acid sequence MRVLFGGRGKHDYLSDALTLLPGWTREGEQIRRTLVIDDSQHAALTERVKVVADALHLRPEISRRVDHTLIRVGHGNAPLTEGEVLLAARIEDAYRAVTES is encoded by the coding sequence ATGCGTGTGCTGTTCGGCGGGCGGGGGAAGCACGACTACCTCAGCGACGCGTTGACCCTTCTCCCCGGTTGGACCCGGGAGGGTGAGCAGATCCGACGCACCCTCGTCATCGACGACTCGCAGCACGCGGCGCTCACCGAGCGGGTCAAGGTCGTCGCCGACGCGCTGCACCTGCGCCCCGAGATCAGCCGGCGCGTCGACCACACGCTGATCCGGGTGGGGCACGGCAACGCGCCGCTCACCGAGGGCGAGGTCCTGCTGGCGGCCCGCATCGAGGACGCGTACCGCGCGGTCACCGAGTCCTGA
- a CDS encoding RNA polymerase sigma factor: MTDGPGPTRGGAVAAAEAVATAGREAYARIVAALIRVTGDWTLAEDCAQEALASAVQRWPVEGVPGNPGGWLMTVARNRAVDVLRRAHVERRKLRDLAVLASTGPDVEAPPGEGEIVDDRLRLVFTCCHPALALEARVALTLRTVCGVSTTDIARAFLVSEATMTRRLTRAKAKIRAARIPYRVPTGRNLDERLPGVLAVLYLLFTRGYDADGQPAFADEAIRLARLLDRLMPGQPEVAGLLALVLLHDSRRDARRDGDGNLLTLDRQDRSRWDQALIAEGLAALARAGHGRYALQARIAACHATAASAEATDWPAIARAYDRLADLQPSPVVELNRAVAHGYAYRPEAGLSLLAAARAGGALDGYPLAIAAEADLTARRGDTARAAALFREAAAAHSGAERRALLDRAAELRP; encoded by the coding sequence ATGACTGACGGACCGGGGCCGACGCGCGGCGGCGCGGTGGCGGCGGCCGAGGCCGTCGCCACCGCCGGCCGGGAGGCGTACGCGCGGATCGTCGCCGCCCTCATCCGGGTCACCGGGGACTGGACCCTCGCGGAGGACTGCGCCCAGGAGGCGCTGGCGAGCGCGGTGCAGCGGTGGCCGGTCGAGGGCGTCCCGGGGAACCCGGGCGGCTGGCTGATGACCGTGGCCCGTAACCGGGCGGTCGACGTGCTGCGCCGGGCCCACGTCGAGCGCCGGAAGCTGCGGGATCTGGCGGTGCTGGCGTCGACCGGGCCGGACGTCGAGGCCCCGCCGGGGGAGGGGGAGATCGTGGACGACCGGCTGCGGCTCGTGTTCACCTGCTGCCACCCGGCCCTGGCACTGGAGGCCCGGGTCGCGCTGACACTGCGTACCGTCTGCGGGGTGTCCACCACGGACATCGCACGGGCGTTCCTCGTCTCCGAGGCGACGATGACGCGGCGGCTCACCCGGGCCAAGGCGAAGATCCGGGCGGCGCGCATCCCGTACCGGGTGCCGACCGGGCGGAACCTCGACGAGCGGCTTCCCGGCGTGCTGGCCGTGCTGTATCTGCTCTTCACGCGCGGGTACGACGCCGACGGTCAGCCCGCCTTCGCCGACGAGGCGATCCGGTTGGCGCGGCTGCTGGACCGGCTGATGCCGGGGCAGCCCGAGGTGGCCGGGCTGCTGGCGCTCGTGCTGCTGCACGACTCCCGCCGCGACGCGCGGCGGGACGGCGACGGGAACCTGCTGACCCTGGACCGGCAGGACCGGTCCCGGTGGGATCAGGCGCTGATCGCCGAGGGCCTCGCCGCCCTGGCCCGCGCCGGGCACGGCCGGTACGCCCTCCAGGCCCGGATCGCGGCGTGCCACGCCACCGCCGCGTCCGCCGAGGCCACCGACTGGCCGGCGATCGCCCGGGCGTACGACCGGCTGGCCGACCTCCAGCCGTCACCGGTGGTCGAGCTGAACCGGGCCGTCGCCCACGGCTACGCGTACCGGCCGGAGGCGGGTTTGAGCCTGCTGGCGGCGGCGCGGGCGGGCGGGGCGCTCGACGGGTATCCGCTTGCCATCGCCGCCGAGGCGGACCTGACCGCCCGGCGAGGGGACACCGCGCGGGCGGCGGCGCTGTTCCGCGAGGCGGCGGCCGCCCACTCCGGGGCCGAACGCCGCGCCCTGCTGGACCGGGCGGCCGAGCTGCGCCCCTGA